In Mercenaria mercenaria strain notata chromosome 13, MADL_Memer_1, whole genome shotgun sequence, a single window of DNA contains:
- the LOC123529688 gene encoding uncharacterized protein LOC123529688 isoform X2, translating into MLVFIAHRSHIGNTQRSEFTCARLKQQNADSRRKWKIDKSTFKAKPKLFCDNTNNRKRTIKNLLDEQRDILSRYPRYEDFEMPANRFHLTLTVLQLDNESNIRDCVAAMEHAKPEIEKLAKMIKPLEFQGLGCFSPRVIFAKVKFPSEFMELVDVIKDAIKGAGIKTELRPPKLHVTLFNVDKETYSDRRWYKGKIILASLFDPDPYFGSQPVNNIQICEMHTLPTEEGETDFYRSIFNLQIDKS; encoded by the exons ATGCTAGTATTTATAGCGCATCGTAGCCATATTGGAAATACCCAGAGGTCAGAGTTTACATGCGCCAG ATTGAAGCAGCAAAATGCAGACAGCAGACGAAAGTGGAAAATCGACAAAAGCACATTCAAAGCTAAGCCCAAATTATTTTGTGACAATACAAATAACAGAAAACGGACGATAAAAAACTTGCTAGACGAGCAAAGAGACATATTGTCAAGATATCCCCGTTATGAAGATTTTGAAATGCCAGCGAATAGATTCCATTTGACATTAACAGTTCTTCAGCTAGACAATGAGTCAAATATCCGAGATTGTGTTGCAGCTATGGAGCATGCAAAACCTGAAATCGAGAAACTGGCGAAAATGATAAAACCGCTCGAGTTCCAAGGGCTGGGCTGCTTTAGTCCTAGAGTAATTTTTGCAAAAGTGAAATTTCCAAGTGAGTTTATGGAACTAGTGGATGTCATTAAGGACGCTATAAAAGGCGCAGGAATTAAGACCGAGCTGAGACCACCAAAACTTCATGTAACTTTATTTAACGTGGACAAGGAGACGTATAGCGACAGACGCTGGTATAAAGGGAAGATAATTTTGGCGTCCCTTTTCGATCCAGATCCGTACTTTGGGTCACAGCCTGTAAACAACATTCAGATTTGTGAAATGCATACATTACCAACCGAAGAAGGGGAAACAGACTTTTACCGCAGTATTTTCAACCTGCAAATTGATAAATCGTAA
- the LOC123529688 gene encoding uncharacterized protein LOC123529688 isoform X3 has protein sequence MKQYTLTGRNLQNGLKQQNADSRRKWKIDKSTFKAKPKLFCDNTNNRKRTIKNLLDEQRDILSRYPRYEDFEMPANRFHLTLTVLQLDNESNIRDCVAAMEHAKPEIEKLAKMIKPLEFQGLGCFSPRVIFAKVKFPSEFMELVDVIKDAIKGAGIKTELRPPKLHVTLFNVDKETYSDRRWYKGKIILASLFDPDPYFGSQPVNNIQICEMHTLPTEEGETDFYRSIFNLQIDKS, from the coding sequence ATTGAAGCAGCAAAATGCAGACAGCAGACGAAAGTGGAAAATCGACAAAAGCACATTCAAAGCTAAGCCCAAATTATTTTGTGACAATACAAATAACAGAAAACGGACGATAAAAAACTTGCTAGACGAGCAAAGAGACATATTGTCAAGATATCCCCGTTATGAAGATTTTGAAATGCCAGCGAATAGATTCCATTTGACATTAACAGTTCTTCAGCTAGACAATGAGTCAAATATCCGAGATTGTGTTGCAGCTATGGAGCATGCAAAACCTGAAATCGAGAAACTGGCGAAAATGATAAAACCGCTCGAGTTCCAAGGGCTGGGCTGCTTTAGTCCTAGAGTAATTTTTGCAAAAGTGAAATTTCCAAGTGAGTTTATGGAACTAGTGGATGTCATTAAGGACGCTATAAAAGGCGCAGGAATTAAGACCGAGCTGAGACCACCAAAACTTCATGTAACTTTATTTAACGTGGACAAGGAGACGTATAGCGACAGACGCTGGTATAAAGGGAAGATAATTTTGGCGTCCCTTTTCGATCCAGATCCGTACTTTGGGTCACAGCCTGTAAACAACATTCAGATTTGTGAAATGCATACATTACCAACCGAAGAAGGGGAAACAGACTTTTACCGCAGTATTTTCAACCTGCAAATTGATAAATCGTAA